A window from Triticum aestivum cultivar Chinese Spring chromosome 6D, IWGSC CS RefSeq v2.1, whole genome shotgun sequence encodes these proteins:
- the LOC123143528 gene encoding protein LPA3 — translation MAMATNYSIFNAPFIFKPSAPHNQVTNWRFPTISSGVGGGSIFTISRRNLRTWFHVCAVTGDQSTRDVFSANFPSDYTELIVQAKEATESAFKDGKQLLEIEFPTAGLQSVPGDGEGGIEMTGSMLLIREFCDRFVPAEKVTRTRIFFPEAKEVTFARQSAFEGCSLKLDYLTKPSLFEDFGFTTKVKMADRVRPEDEIFLVAYPYFNVNEMLVVEELYKEAVLNTERKMIIFNGELDRIRSGYYPPFFYPKLGELSKTFLPKLETIYYIHNFKGSKGGALFRCYPGPWKVLRKVGGSFVCLHEQEEMPSLKEVALDILPSA, via the exons ATGGCCATGGCAACCAATTATTCAATCTTCAATGCACCGTTTATCTTTAAACCATCTGCCCCGCATAATCAA GTTACAAATTGGAGATTTCCTACAATTagcagtggtgttggtggtgggaGCATTTTCACTATATCAAGGAGGAATTTAAGAACTTGGTTCCATGTCTGCGCTGTCACTGGGGACCAGAGCACCCGCGACGTCTTCAGTGCAAATTTCCCAAGCGATTACACAGAACTAATAGTGCAG GCTAAAGAAGCTACAGAATCAGCTTTTAAGGATGGAAAACAGCTATTG GAAATAGAGTTTCCTACAGCAGGACTACAATCTGTACCAG GCGATGGCGAAGGTGGAATCGAGATGACAGGAAGCATGCTTCTCATTAGAGAATTTTGCGATCGCTTCGTACCTGCAGAGAAAGTTACCAGGACCAGAATT TTCTTCCCTGAGGCAAAAGAGGTTACTTTTGCAAGACAGTCAGCTTTTGAAGGGTGTTCATTGAAATTGGATTACCTAACAAAACCATCCTTATTCGAAGATTTTGGTTTTACAACGAAGGTCAAAATGGCAGACCGTGTGCGGCCTGAAGACGAGATATTCCTTGTGGCTTATCCCTATTTCAATGTCAATG AAATGCTTGTGGTGGAAGAGCTTTACAAGGAAGCAGTTCTTAATACAGAACGGAAAATGATTATCTTCAATGGAGAACTAGATCGGATAAGAAGTGGAT ATTACCCGCCCTTTTTCTATCCAAAGCTGGGTGAACTTTCCAAGACCTTTCTTCCGAAACTGGAGACCATTTACTATATTCACAATTTTAAAGGATCCAAAGGGGGAGCACTTTTCAG GTGTTACCCTGGCCCTTGGAAGGTGCTGAGGAAAGTAGGCGGCAGCTTCGTCTGTTTGCATGAACAAGAGGAGATGCCGTCACTGAAAGAAGTGGCCCTCGACATACTTCCTTCTGCCTAG